The following coding sequences lie in one Klebsiella huaxiensis genomic window:
- a CDS encoding GntR family transcriptional regulator codes for MSEKLTPKQREVNRVVESLTQAIGQHKLRPGTRLIEAQIVEALQANRNHVQTALQRMAGQGIVTIEPNYGAMVARPTAKQAREVFIARNAIECAIISCITPEKMALFAEEIASQQHNEHQSLHAQDRRRIVYELGAFHELMARIADNDVLRDILNNLMVLSSLIVMLYQQDVTTHCQCDEHSNIITALKVGDSAHAQDLMREHLNDLLQQLNLDETPQNFMTLAQALEVGQLEAE; via the coding sequence GCAGCGTGAAGTTAACCGGGTAGTGGAATCGCTCACCCAGGCTATCGGGCAGCATAAGTTACGTCCGGGAACGCGCTTAATTGAGGCGCAAATCGTCGAGGCGCTGCAGGCAAACCGTAATCATGTACAAACGGCGCTACAGCGCATGGCGGGTCAGGGGATTGTCACTATCGAACCTAACTATGGCGCGATGGTGGCCCGGCCAACGGCAAAGCAGGCTCGCGAGGTATTTATTGCTCGTAATGCCATCGAGTGCGCGATTATTTCCTGCATCACGCCGGAAAAAATGGCGCTTTTCGCCGAAGAGATTGCCAGCCAACAGCATAACGAACACCAGTCGCTGCACGCTCAGGACCGACGGCGCATTGTCTATGAGCTGGGCGCGTTTCATGAGCTGATGGCGCGGATCGCCGATAACGACGTGCTGCGCGATATCCTGAACAATTTAATGGTGCTGAGTTCGCTAATAGTGATGCTATATCAGCAGGACGTAACCACCCACTGTCAGTGCGACGAGCACAGCAATATCATTACCGCGCTGAAGGTCGGGGATTCAGCTCATGCCCAGGATCTGATGAGAGAGCACCTGAACGATCTGCTACAGCAGCTAAATCTGGACGAAACCCCGCAGAATTTTATGACCCTCGCGCAGGCACTGGAGGTGGGGCAGTTGGAAGCTGAATGA